A genomic window from Ruminiclostridium cellulolyticum H10 includes:
- a CDS encoding ferritin, whose product MISEKMNDLLNRQVQKEFYSAYLYLGFEAYFQHQNLDGFANFFRVQVQEERDHAMKIFNYITQAGGKVKLYQVDEPEDNFNSAEEIFEQTLKHEQEVTKSIYNLVDNALAEKDHGTNTFLQWFVTEQVEEEATVDKVLRKLQLIKNDPHALLMLDAELATRVYTAPAAETV is encoded by the coding sequence ATGATTAGTGAAAAGATGAATGATTTATTAAATAGGCAGGTTCAGAAAGAATTCTATTCTGCCTACTTATATCTTGGTTTTGAAGCATATTTCCAACATCAGAATCTGGATGGCTTTGCAAATTTTTTCCGCGTACAGGTTCAGGAAGAACGTGACCACGCAATGAAAATTTTTAACTATATAACTCAGGCAGGAGGAAAGGTTAAGCTATATCAGGTTGATGAACCTGAAGACAATTTCAATAGTGCCGAGGAGATATTTGAACAAACGTTAAAGCATGAACAAGAGGTTACAAAATCCATATACAATCTGGTAGATAATGCACTTGCCGAAAAGGATCACGGAACAAATACGTTTTTGCAGTGGTTTGTAACAGAGCAAGTTGAGGAGGAAGCAACGGTTGACAAGGTGCTGAGAAAACTGCAGCTGATAAAGAATGATCCCCATGCTTTGCTTATGCTTGATGCGGAGCTTGCTACAAGAGTGTACACAGCACCGGCTGCCGAAACAGTCTGA
- a CDS encoding peptide ABC transporter substrate-binding protein has translation MKRILALVLSLATIITVFAGCGSPSSNDTKGITASIASEPASIDPSLNKSLDGGTYINYAFEGLTTYDKEGKIVPGTAEKWDVSADNKVYTFHIRKDAKWSDGKAVTANDFVYSWKRAVDPKTASDYAYYLYFVKNGEAINTNGADINTLGIKAIDDNTLEVTLENVCPFFTEIVAFPTLVPLREDVVSKNPDKWTLDPKTYIGNGPYVMTDWKHSSKLVFEKNENYWGKDNVVAPKIEWLLMNDPNAILGAFKNKQLSFARNIPHDEIPAEKDAGNLQIFPQLGTYYLDLLNTKAPFDNPKVRKAVSLAIDRNYITEKVRKAGETPASGFVPYGIADVSQDPDFRTKGGDFYSVKPEDYEKNVAEAKKLLAEAGYPDGKGFPKITFGLNTGSGHEAVAEAIQQQLKTNLGIEVEIQAQEWNVFQESRKNGLFDIARDGWIGDYMDPSTFMDLITSNNPQNNSKYNNAAYDKAIADARKETDPAKRMQLYHDAENLLMEEAGVAPLFFYTDPLIIDKNLQDYVVTKLGFIYLQWASFK, from the coding sequence ATGAAAAGAATATTAGCTCTTGTGCTTTCGCTGGCAACTATAATAACCGTATTTGCCGGTTGTGGAAGTCCTTCTTCCAATGATACTAAAGGCATAACTGCAAGTATCGCATCAGAGCCAGCATCTATAGATCCTTCACTTAATAAATCTCTGGATGGCGGTACTTATATTAACTATGCGTTTGAGGGTTTAACCACTTATGACAAAGAAGGTAAAATCGTTCCGGGAACTGCTGAAAAATGGGATGTAAGTGCAGATAACAAAGTTTATACATTCCATATCCGTAAGGATGCAAAATGGTCAGACGGTAAAGCTGTAACTGCAAATGATTTTGTTTACTCATGGAAGAGAGCAGTTGATCCAAAAACAGCTTCCGACTATGCTTATTACCTGTATTTTGTTAAGAATGGTGAAGCTATCAACACTAATGGTGCTGATATCAATACATTAGGAATTAAGGCTATTGATGATAATACACTTGAAGTAACTCTGGAGAATGTTTGCCCATTCTTTACTGAAATCGTAGCCTTCCCAACTCTTGTTCCATTGAGAGAAGATGTTGTATCAAAAAATCCTGACAAATGGACTCTTGATCCAAAGACTTATATAGGAAATGGTCCATATGTTATGACAGATTGGAAGCACTCATCAAAGCTGGTATTTGAAAAGAACGAAAACTACTGGGGTAAAGACAATGTAGTTGCACCAAAGATTGAATGGTTGTTAATGAATGATCCAAATGCTATTCTTGGTGCTTTCAAGAACAAACAGTTATCTTTCGCAAGAAATATACCGCATGATGAAATTCCAGCAGAGAAAGATGCCGGAAATCTTCAGATTTTCCCACAGCTTGGAACTTACTATCTGGATCTGCTCAATACTAAAGCACCATTTGATAACCCAAAGGTTAGAAAAGCAGTATCTCTTGCAATTGACCGTAACTACATCACTGAAAAGGTTAGAAAAGCAGGCGAAACTCCTGCATCAGGATTTGTACCATACGGTATAGCTGATGTCAGCCAAGACCCTGATTTCCGTACAAAAGGCGGAGATTTCTACTCTGTTAAACCTGAAGATTATGAGAAGAATGTTGCTGAAGCAAAGAAACTCTTAGCTGAAGCTGGATATCCAGATGGAAAAGGATTCCCTAAAATAACCTTTGGTTTAAACACAGGTTCAGGTCATGAAGCAGTTGCTGAAGCAATTCAACAACAGTTAAAGACAAATCTGGGAATCGAAGTTGAAATTCAAGCACAGGAATGGAATGTATTCCAAGAGTCCAGAAAGAATGGTTTGTTTGATATCGCTCGTGACGGTTGGATTGGAGACTACATGGATCCTTCAACATTTATGGATCTGATAACTTCAAATAACCCTCAGAATAACTCAAAATATAATAACGCTGCATATGATAAGGCAATCGCTGATGCCAGAAAAGAAACCGATCCTGCAAAGCGCATGCAATTGTACCATGACGCAGAAAACCTTCTCATGGAAGAGGCAGGAGTTGCACCACTATTCTTCTATACTGATCCACTCATTATAGATAAGAACTTACAAGACTATGTAGTAACCAAGCTCGGTTTTATTTATTTACAATGGGCATCATTCAAATAA
- a CDS encoding ABC transporter ATP-binding protein, with product MENNSNGNKSPLVEIRNLKQYFTIKNTDGKKAYVKAVDDVSFDIFKGETLGLVGESGSGKTTLGRSMLRIYNPTSGSVKIDGVDITKFQGKKLLPYRKKMQYIFQDPYASLDPRMTVSDIVGEALDIHGLASSKSDRADKVRELLTLVGLNTEHASRYPHEFSGGQRQRIGIARAIAVQPDFIVCDEPVSALDVSIRAQIINTLEEMQDRLDLTYLFISHDLGVVRHTCDRVGVMYLGHIVELVESEELYKNPMHPYTRALLTAIPEPNPDTAKKRNRIILKGEIPSPVNPPSGCKFRTRCPYAKDVCSKKTPELADHGNGHFVSCHFAGEI from the coding sequence ATGGAAAATAACTCAAATGGAAATAAATCACCATTGGTTGAAATAAGAAATTTAAAGCAATATTTCACAATTAAAAACACTGATGGAAAAAAGGCATATGTAAAAGCGGTAGACGATGTAAGTTTTGATATTTTTAAAGGTGAAACCCTTGGTCTGGTTGGAGAATCAGGTTCAGGTAAAACCACCCTAGGACGTTCTATGCTGAGAATTTATAATCCTACAAGCGGAAGTGTAAAAATTGACGGCGTAGATATAACTAAATTCCAAGGAAAGAAATTGCTTCCATACAGAAAGAAAATGCAGTATATCTTTCAGGATCCGTATGCTTCACTGGACCCACGTATGACAGTATCCGATATTGTTGGAGAAGCATTGGATATACATGGTTTGGCAAGCTCCAAAAGTGACAGAGCAGATAAGGTTAGAGAACTTTTAACACTTGTAGGACTTAATACAGAGCATGCATCCCGATACCCTCATGAATTTTCGGGGGGTCAGCGTCAAAGAATAGGTATTGCCAGAGCAATCGCAGTACAGCCGGACTTTATAGTCTGTGATGAACCTGTTTCGGCATTGGATGTCTCTATAAGAGCACAGATAATTAATACACTTGAAGAAATGCAGGACAGGCTAGACCTCACATACCTATTTATATCCCATGATCTTGGTGTAGTAAGGCATACATGTGACAGAGTTGGTGTTATGTATCTTGGACATATAGTTGAGTTGGTTGAGTCTGAGGAATTGTATAAAAATCCTATGCACCCTTATACAAGGGCATTGCTGACAGCTATTCCCGAACCCAATCCTGATACTGCAAAGAAGCGTAACCGTATTATCCTTAAAGGAGAAATACCTTCTCCTGTTAATCCGCCGTCAGGCTGCAAATTCAGGACAAGATGTCCATATGCAAAAGATGTTTGCTCCAAAAAAACTCCTGAATTGGCAGATCATGGTAATGGACATTTTGTATCATGCCATTTTGCAGGAGAAATATAA
- a CDS encoding ABC transporter ATP-binding protein, whose product MNNKLLEINDLKVSFFTPAGEVKAVNGISYSLEPGKVLGIVGESGSGKSVSSYSVIGLIDKPGKIVGGSITFNGKDVSKMSKQERLAMAGNEIAMIFQDPMTCLNPVFTIGNQIAESLYHKYGKISKDDVKKRSMDLLSLVGINEPEKRLSQYPHEFSGGMRQRAMIAMALAGEPKLLIADEPTTALDVTIQAQILELLKDIQKKTGMAIVLITHDLGIVADMADDIIVMYGGKIVEQGSVYSIFKNPHHPYTKGLLRSLPDLNAKGSKLIPIMGNPIDLLHLPSGCAFAPRCEECLKVCISNMPEAYKDADGHTTSCWLMDERAKESVEEHKNGK is encoded by the coding sequence ATGAATAATAAACTACTTGAAATAAACGATTTAAAGGTCTCATTTTTTACCCCGGCAGGTGAAGTTAAAGCTGTAAACGGGATAAGCTATTCACTTGAACCCGGTAAAGTTCTGGGTATCGTAGGAGAGTCAGGTTCAGGAAAAAGTGTTTCATCTTATTCTGTTATTGGACTAATCGATAAGCCCGGAAAGATTGTAGGCGGAAGCATTACTTTTAACGGTAAAGATGTTTCCAAAATGTCAAAACAGGAACGTCTTGCCATGGCAGGGAATGAAATAGCAATGATATTTCAGGACCCAATGACTTGTCTTAACCCTGTTTTTACTATAGGCAACCAGATTGCGGAATCCCTATACCACAAGTATGGGAAAATATCCAAGGATGATGTCAAGAAAAGATCAATGGATCTTTTATCACTTGTAGGTATAAATGAGCCTGAAAAAAGGCTTTCTCAATATCCACATGAATTCTCAGGAGGTATGAGGCAAAGGGCTATGATTGCCATGGCACTTGCAGGTGAGCCAAAGCTGCTGATTGCTGATGAACCGACAACAGCACTTGATGTTACCATACAAGCACAGATTCTTGAACTACTAAAAGATATACAGAAAAAAACCGGTATGGCCATTGTTCTGATTACTCATGATTTGGGAATAGTAGCAGATATGGCTGATGATATTATTGTTATGTACGGTGGGAAAATAGTTGAACAGGGGTCAGTATACAGCATATTTAAAAACCCACACCATCCTTATACCAAAGGACTTCTACGTTCATTGCCCGACTTGAACGCCAAGGGTTCGAAGCTAATTCCTATTATGGGAAACCCAATTGATTTGCTTCATCTCCCCTCCGGATGTGCCTTTGCCCCAAGATGTGAGGAATGCCTGAAAGTCTGTATTAGCAACATGCCTGAAGCCTATAAAGATGCTGATGGCCATACTACTTCTTGCTGGTTGATGGATGAGAGGGCAAAAGAAAGTGTGGAGGAACATAAAAATGGAAAATAA
- a CDS encoding ABC transporter permease, whose protein sequence is MNTMNDTKVLEKNLFLPATDEEKATTEIMRPSVSYWRDAWNRLRANKVATGALVVIILIILAAIIGPIISPYTYEQINKGQENLKPSMQHIFGTDSLGRDLFTRTMIGARISLAVGVVAAIMISIIGIIYGAISGFFGGWVDNIMMRIVDIVYSIPTILIVILLQVVLKKPIDIYIQSGHAPAFLNSMGVGLISIFLVMALLYWVDMARIVRGQILALKEQEFVLAAKVLGASNRSIIFKHLIPNCIGQIIVVTTLKIPEAIFTESFLSFIGLGVSSPMASLGSLSQTALKGIYSYPYMLIFPAAAISVIILSFNLFGDGLRDALDPRMKK, encoded by the coding sequence ATGAACACTATGAATGATACAAAAGTTTTAGAAAAGAATTTATTTTTGCCTGCCACAGATGAGGAAAAGGCAACAACTGAGATTATGCGTCCGTCTGTAAGTTATTGGAGGGATGCGTGGAACAGACTAAGAGCTAATAAAGTGGCTACCGGAGCTCTCGTTGTTATAATTTTGATTATTCTGGCTGCTATTATCGGACCAATAATTTCTCCATACACATATGAGCAGATTAATAAGGGTCAGGAAAATTTAAAGCCAAGCATGCAACATATATTCGGTACTGACAGCCTCGGAAGAGACCTGTTCACCAGAACAATGATAGGTGCAAGAATTTCCCTTGCTGTTGGTGTAGTTGCGGCAATAATGATATCAATTATCGGTATTATCTACGGTGCAATTTCCGGATTTTTTGGAGGTTGGGTTGATAATATTATGATGAGAATTGTTGACATTGTATATTCTATTCCCACAATTCTTATAGTTATTCTTTTGCAGGTTGTATTAAAGAAACCTATTGATATTTATATTCAGTCAGGCCATGCACCTGCATTTCTCAATAGTATGGGTGTTGGTCTTATAAGTATATTTCTGGTTATGGCTCTTTTATACTGGGTAGATATGGCCAGAATAGTACGTGGCCAGATTCTGGCACTTAAAGAGCAGGAATTTGTTTTGGCTGCCAAAGTACTTGGTGCAAGCAATAGGTCTATCATATTCAAACATCTGATTCCCAATTGTATTGGTCAGATAATAGTTGTAACTACTCTTAAAATACCGGAAGCAATATTTACAGAATCTTTCCTTAGCTTTATAGGTCTTGGTGTATCATCACCTATGGCTTCACTGGGTTCTCTTTCTCAAACAGCTTTGAAGGGAATATATTCATATCCTTATATGCTTATCTTCCCGGCAGCAGCTATAAGTGTTATTATACTGTCCTTCAACCTTTTTGGTGACGGACTGAGGGATGCTTTAGACCCAAGAATGAAAAAGTAA
- a CDS encoding ABC transporter permease — MGKYVFKRLLLSLLTLWIMFTITFFLMHLVPGNPFIGEKKMTAEMLANLNAKYGLDKPLGVQYVNYAKNVLRGDFGQSIQLIGQDVKDIIAQKFPYSLRLGVFASALAIISGTVLGVLSALKKNTAVDRLIMVVVTIGIAVPSFVVATLSMIIFGVQLRILPTISDLSTISSYILPGFALSFFPLSFITRLMRSSMLDVINQDYIRTARAKGLSDKVVIFKHALRNGILPVVTYAGPMVASVLTGSFVIESIFSIPGLGSTFVTSITGRDYTTVMGVTIFFGTILILMNFIVDVVYRFIDPRIDIIN, encoded by the coding sequence ATGGGAAAGTATGTATTTAAGAGGCTGCTGCTCTCACTTTTAACTTTATGGATTATGTTTACTATTACATTTTTTTTAATGCATCTTGTTCCGGGTAATCCATTTATAGGTGAAAAGAAGATGACAGCGGAAATGTTAGCAAACCTGAATGCAAAATATGGTTTGGACAAGCCTTTGGGGGTTCAATATGTAAATTATGCAAAAAACGTGCTTCGTGGGGATTTTGGACAGTCCATACAGTTGATTGGCCAGGATGTTAAGGACATTATCGCTCAAAAGTTCCCTTATTCGCTGAGACTTGGTGTTTTTGCCAGTGCCCTGGCAATTATTTCCGGGACTGTTCTTGGTGTTTTAAGTGCACTTAAAAAGAATACTGCGGTAGACAGGCTTATTATGGTCGTTGTTACCATTGGAATTGCAGTTCCAAGCTTTGTTGTTGCAACTCTTAGTATGATAATATTTGGTGTACAGCTCCGAATACTGCCTACAATCAGTGATTTAAGTACTATTTCAAGCTATATTTTACCGGGCTTTGCACTATCCTTCTTCCCTCTGAGTTTTATAACGAGGCTCATGCGTTCATCAATGCTGGACGTTATAAATCAGGACTACATCAGGACAGCAAGAGCAAAGGGCCTATCCGACAAAGTTGTTATTTTTAAACACGCTTTAAGAAATGGAATCCTTCCAGTAGTAACTTATGCAGGACCAATGGTTGCATCAGTTCTGACAGGCTCATTTGTAATTGAATCCATATTCTCTATTCCGGGTCTGGGAAGTACTTTTGTAACCAGCATCACGGGAAGAGATTATACTACTGTAATGGGAGTAACAATTTTCTTCGGAACAATTCTTATATTAATGAATTTCATTGTTGATGTAGTATACAGATTCATTGATCCTAGAATCGATATTATCAATTAA
- a CDS encoding methyl-accepting chemotaxis protein, with protein sequence MFKLMDNAKIRVKLVLLIFAMIIGMVLVGSMGWFQTRKAQRALDTMYNDNLNQVASLSNAGTALMTDFTNILRLIASDNTSYQMAVLSDIIEKEKNLDINIKKISTTNLGSDEDKIYASIKENITAWKEIKNKIIELSTSGNTQEASAIYSDNGDTLFRKLEASVTSLINANIKEASDVYAKSLESARQASLFLIILMIAVSMVCIIIGIVIARSITGPISTIVSIIRKTAGFDLVFDESYNSMINRKDEIGIIINSISDMRHSLNNTITELHNISGTMAANSEELTTSTAESTKSITQVTASLDEIAKGNANQSEVVSKTSEHITEIVEHISQANDATIENEKAVILSLEAVTEGYNAIVLTSEKVLESTSVSEEVNRSLEDLSKSVIKVGSITDVINSLASQTNLLSLNAAIEAARAGTAGKGFAVVADEVRKLAEESSNAAKEINSIVQAIIANNAMTADKMERAKELEAEQSSAVDTTKQAFDKIKISVEVIADKTKKVSEMLNTIDKASKEISSHTHDLSTLAEESAASSEEISASCQQQLSAMEIIAKASSDLSVMAQQLDGEINKFRL encoded by the coding sequence ATGTTTAAACTAATGGATAATGCTAAGATAAGAGTAAAGCTTGTGTTATTGATATTTGCAATGATTATTGGTATGGTTCTTGTTGGGAGTATGGGCTGGTTTCAGACCCGAAAGGCACAAAGAGCTCTTGACACCATGTATAATGATAATCTTAATCAAGTTGCAAGTCTAAGTAACGCTGGAACTGCTCTAATGACCGATTTTACAAACATCTTAAGGCTTATTGCGTCTGATAATACGAGTTACCAAATGGCCGTTCTAAGTGACATTATAGAAAAAGAAAAAAATCTTGATATTAACATTAAAAAAATTTCTACTACAAATTTAGGTTCTGACGAAGACAAGATATATGCATCCATAAAAGAGAACATAACAGCGTGGAAAGAAATCAAGAACAAAATTATTGAATTATCCACATCAGGTAACACCCAGGAGGCATCAGCCATATACAGTGATAACGGTGATACTCTGTTTCGAAAACTTGAAGCCAGTGTAACCAGCCTTATAAATGCCAACATAAAAGAAGCCTCGGATGTTTATGCGAAGAGTCTTGAATCCGCAAGACAAGCATCCCTTTTTCTGATTATTTTGATGATAGCCGTTTCTATGGTATGTATAATAATAGGAATTGTAATTGCCAGATCAATAACAGGTCCTATATCAACCATTGTTTCCATTATAAGGAAAACAGCTGGTTTTGATTTGGTTTTTGATGAATCATACAATTCAATGATTAATCGAAAAGATGAAATCGGAATAATAATTAATTCCATATCAGATATGAGACACTCATTGAATAATACTATTACCGAACTTCACAATATATCAGGTACCATGGCTGCAAATTCTGAAGAGTTGACTACTTCTACTGCCGAAAGCACAAAGAGCATTACTCAGGTAACCGCATCACTTGATGAAATCGCAAAAGGTAATGCCAACCAGTCAGAAGTTGTAAGCAAGACCAGTGAGCATATTACAGAAATTGTAGAGCACATATCACAAGCCAATGATGCTACCATCGAAAATGAGAAAGCGGTAATACTGTCACTTGAAGCTGTTACAGAAGGCTACAATGCCATAGTATTAACGTCTGAAAAGGTACTGGAGAGTACTTCTGTCTCTGAAGAGGTAAACAGGTCATTGGAAGACTTAAGCAAATCTGTTATTAAGGTGGGCAGCATAACCGATGTAATAAACTCTTTAGCATCCCAGACAAATCTATTGTCATTGAATGCGGCTATAGAAGCTGCCAGAGCAGGGACAGCCGGTAAGGGCTTTGCAGTGGTTGCAGATGAAGTACGCAAACTGGCTGAAGAGTCCTCCAACGCCGCTAAAGAGATTAATTCCATAGTTCAGGCAATAATAGCAAACAATGCTATGACAGCAGATAAAATGGAAAGGGCAAAAGAACTAGAGGCCGAGCAGTCATCCGCTGTTGACACTACAAAACAAGCTTTTGATAAAATAAAAATATCTGTAGAAGTTATTGCAGATAAAACTAAAAAAGTATCTGAAATGCTAAACACAATTGACAAAGCATCCAAGGAGATTTCAAGTCATACTCATGATTTGTCAACTTTAGCAGAAGAATCCGCGGCAAGCTCCGAAGAAATTTCAGCCTCATGTCAGCAGCAGCTATCCGCAATGGAGATAATAGCAAAAGCTTCAAGTGATTTATCCGTCATGGCTCAACAATTGGATGGTGAAATCAATAAATTCAGACTATAA
- a CDS encoding diacylglycerol/lipid kinase family protein: MKHVFIINPAAGKGRALKLIPIIQEYFKGKSDEYLIKVTEYPGHATKIAREYAQGEVCRIYSLGGDGTVNEVVNGIAGTNASLGVIPAGSGNDFIRSICGEYNVREVVADTIGGEERRIDLAMANGKYFINISSIGFDADVVYNAQKFKRLPCVTGSMAYLFSLIYTIFKNKINEVIVTIDDKKINLKILLAAVANGRFYGGGMLPAPDAVLDDGLLDICLVQEVNRLKMLTLFPKYMKGEHGQIKYVSFLRGRKIKIESKKTISLNIDGEILTGKDIEFEILKGAINVIYPVGTIKECVANF; the protein is encoded by the coding sequence ATGAAACACGTCTTTATTATAAACCCGGCGGCAGGAAAAGGAAGAGCTTTAAAACTTATACCGATAATCCAAGAATATTTTAAGGGAAAATCTGATGAGTATTTGATAAAGGTAACGGAGTATCCCGGACATGCAACAAAAATTGCCCGGGAATATGCACAGGGTGAGGTATGTAGGATATATTCGCTGGGAGGAGACGGGACTGTTAATGAGGTAGTAAACGGAATAGCCGGGACTAATGCTTCTCTTGGAGTTATACCGGCCGGGTCCGGTAACGATTTTATAAGAAGCATCTGTGGGGAGTATAATGTCAGGGAAGTTGTCGCCGATACCATCGGTGGAGAGGAAAGAAGAATTGACCTGGCAATGGCAAACGGAAAATATTTCATAAATATATCTTCTATAGGGTTTGATGCAGACGTAGTTTATAATGCACAGAAATTTAAAAGGCTACCCTGTGTAACTGGGAGTATGGCGTATCTGTTTTCATTGATATACACAATTTTTAAAAACAAAATAAATGAGGTAATAGTTACGATAGACGACAAGAAAATCAATCTTAAAATACTTTTGGCTGCAGTTGCCAATGGAAGATTCTATGGCGGAGGGATGTTGCCTGCACCGGATGCTGTTCTTGATGATGGTTTGTTGGATATATGTCTGGTGCAGGAAGTCAACAGACTAAAAATGTTAACCTTGTTTCCAAAGTATATGAAGGGCGAGCATGGACAAATAAAATACGTGAGTTTTCTAAGGGGCAGGAAAATAAAAATCGAGAGTAAAAAAACTATTTCACTGAATATAGACGGAGAAATTCTTACAGGAAAGGATATTGAGTTTGAAATACTAAAAGGTGCTATTAATGTCATTTATCCCGTTGGGACAATAAAGGAATGTGTAGCTAATTTTTAA
- a CDS encoding exonuclease SbcCD subunit D: MKIIHTGDWHIGKIVNEFSMLEDQEYILNQLISVIENEKPDALIIAGDIFDRSIPPVDAVELVDKVFNIVLLDLRVPIFAIAGNHDSAERLSFASRILTNNGLHIAGSFDGNIRKVILEDGFGPVNFYLIPYSDPRTIRNILQDNEISTHDDAMKKLVEKVGQAENENKRSVMITHGYITYMGGQADIISESERPLSIGGTDIVNSNYFNSFSYTALGHLHAPQRAGADNIRYSGSLLKYSFSEVNQKKGINVVEIDGDGNSCVKLTELKPKRDMRIIKGPLEELLKSEVYKDTNTDDYIYAILTDKGELIDPISKLRSVYPNVMGLTKEIGISRDDNKTSASEGYKSKSKLELFQEFYSSIQGEPLSFEELKIIEKVIGEVETGGYK; encoded by the coding sequence ATGAAAATAATTCACACAGGGGACTGGCATATTGGGAAGATAGTAAATGAGTTCAGTATGCTGGAGGATCAGGAATATATACTCAATCAGCTAATATCTGTTATTGAAAATGAAAAACCTGATGCACTGATAATCGCAGGGGACATTTTTGACAGGAGTATACCACCTGTGGACGCAGTAGAACTGGTAGATAAGGTTTTCAACATAGTACTTCTTGATCTCAGAGTTCCGATTTTTGCAATAGCAGGAAACCATGACAGTGCCGAGCGTTTGTCCTTCGCCAGCAGAATTTTAACAAATAATGGACTACATATAGCAGGGAGCTTTGACGGTAATATACGTAAGGTAATTTTAGAGGATGGCTTCGGGCCGGTCAACTTTTATCTTATTCCTTACTCGGATCCCCGCACAATAAGGAACATTCTACAGGACAATGAAATATCTACCCACGATGATGCAATGAAAAAGCTTGTTGAAAAAGTTGGACAAGCTGAGAATGAAAACAAAAGAAGTGTAATGATAACACACGGATACATAACATATATGGGAGGGCAGGCAGATATTATAAGTGAATCGGAAAGGCCTCTTAGTATAGGAGGAACGGATATAGTTAACTCAAATTACTTTAATTCGTTCAGCTACACTGCACTGGGCCATCTCCATGCACCTCAAAGGGCTGGTGCTGATAATATAAGGTATTCCGGCTCGTTACTTAAATATTCCTTTTCAGAGGTCAACCAAAAAAAGGGAATAAATGTAGTTGAAATTGACGGCGACGGGAATTCCTGCGTAAAGCTAACTGAACTAAAACCTAAAAGAGATATGCGTATTATAAAAGGTCCCCTTGAGGAGCTTTTAAAGTCAGAGGTGTACAAGGACACAAATACTGATGACTATATCTATGCAATATTAACAGACAAAGGTGAGCTTATTGACCCTATATCCAAGCTAAGAAGCGTTTACCCTAATGTAATGGGACTCACAAAGGAAATCGGAATCAGCAGGGATGATAACAAGACCTCTGCTTCCGAGGGCTATAAATCCAAATCCAAATTAGAATTGTTTCAAGAGTTCTATAGCTCTATACAAGGAGAACCTCTAAGTTTTGAGGAATTGAAAATAATTGAAAAGGTAATAGGAGAGGTAGAAACAGGAGGGTATAAATGA